A region from the Stygiolobus caldivivus genome encodes:
- a CDS encoding glycosyltransferase, translating to MNVRMAYTGFVIPVHNTRQGVLERTVKGLYGQTSLPIYIVDDGSKRTETVEYLRKLESHKQIEVIHLEGNKGKIEALATGVREGDITYPFFIDDDVTIKVNPLIGDEWGSLDTIIEKREINLLSDGSCIVYPVGARNRGENVLTKLQDLEHIVSTYYVRRLLNHGLFINGTGSLWRSKDFLEIYDLHSKVHEGDDLETSLISYGLGKEVVFSDGLFLLAEMEKGFKGWFRQRLKWEYGKWRLLKRYWKEVLKNPNNFSYYFASEFLLLSFISDKLGFLFSLLLLSSIFSKRSYSWPKTNRVKEAMIYVPFIGLLAYINPLILAVTPVYYYSLLKLMKKKYDIYDDRTIKDVLGLFAYSTFYLSVLQPAGLVYSVYRAVTAKPTLPR from the coding sequence GTGAACGTCCGGATGGCCTATACGGGTTTCGTAATCCCCGTACATAATACGAGGCAAGGGGTCTTAGAAAGGACTGTAAAGGGTCTGTACGGGCAGACCTCTTTACCGATTTACATAGTGGACGACGGCTCTAAGAGGACAGAGACCGTTGAATACCTAAGAAAACTGGAAAGTCATAAACAGATTGAAGTCATCCACCTCGAGGGGAACAAGGGTAAGATTGAGGCCCTCGCGACTGGGGTGAGGGAGGGGGACATAACCTACCCGTTTTTTATAGACGACGACGTGACAATAAAAGTAAACCCGCTAATAGGCGATGAGTGGGGGAGCCTTGACACTATAATAGAAAAAAGGGAAATAAACTTGCTTAGTGATGGTTCGTGTATAGTATACCCGGTAGGGGCTAGGAACAGAGGCGAAAACGTTTTGACAAAACTCCAAGATTTAGAGCACATAGTCTCCACATACTACGTCAGGAGGCTGTTAAATCACGGCTTGTTCATAAACGGTACGGGGTCTTTGTGGAGGTCTAAAGATTTCCTAGAAATATATGACTTACACTCCAAGGTACACGAGGGGGACGATCTGGAGACCAGTTTAATTAGTTACGGGCTCGGTAAGGAGGTCGTTTTCTCAGACGGGCTGTTTTTATTAGCGGAGATGGAAAAGGGCTTTAAGGGGTGGTTCAGGCAGAGACTAAAATGGGAATACGGGAAGTGGAGGCTATTAAAGAGGTATTGGAAAGAGGTACTGAAAAACCCGAATAACTTTTCCTATTATTTTGCTTCTGAATTTTTATTGCTGTCTTTTATCAGTGACAAACTGGGGTTCCTCTTCTCTCTCCTCTTATTATCTTCTATATTTTCTAAAAGGTCTTACAGTTGGCCGAAAACTAACAGGGTAAAAGAGGCAATGATTTACGTGCCTTTCATAGGCTTACTCGCTTATATAAACCCGCTTATTTTGGCGGTCACCCCGGTTTATTATTACTCGTTATTGAAATTGATGAAGAAGAAGTATGACATATACGACGACCGGACTATCAAGGACGTCCTAGGGTTATTCGCTTATTCCACGTTTTACTTGTCCGTACTACAACCCGCGGGACTTGTGTACAGTGTTTATAGGGCAGTGACAGCGAAACCCACTCTCCCACGGTAG
- a CDS encoding GDP-mannose 4,6-dehydratase, with the protein MTRVLITGGTGFIGGHLTEYILENEKNSKVVLLSRPDGSTTKETIYYLFKKYGGRIRFAKVDIRDYKEVRAIVKDIDIVYHLAAQPNPDMSIIDPRETFDINIRNI; encoded by the coding sequence ATGACGAGAGTATTAATTACTGGAGGTACTGGGTTTATAGGAGGACATCTGACAGAGTATATACTAGAAAACGAGAAAAATAGTAAAGTAGTGTTATTATCTAGACCGGATGGGAGCACGACGAAAGAAACCATTTATTACTTATTTAAAAAATATGGGGGGAGAATTAGATTTGCAAAGGTGGATATAAGGGATTATAAAGAAGTAAGGGCGATCGTCAAAGACATAGATATCGTATATCATTTAGCAGCACAGCCAAATCCGGATATGTCAATAATAGACCCGAGGGAAACATTTGACATAAATATAAGAAACATTTGA
- a CDS encoding PIG-L deacetylase family protein yields the protein MRVMFIGAHPDDIELGAGGTLLKHVRKGDQVLYVILSKGEKGGEPKEREKEVLEIISYLGIKDYKLFSFHDTLLNTKFNEIKDELETIIKDFDPDRLYTHSLNDSHQDHRTVAEAVKIAGRRVPQVLSFWAPLLYNNFSPNYFIDISDVFEEKLKVLEKYKSQGHRDYLKREVIAGINKYFGYINNVDYAEGFEIIKYREVF from the coding sequence ATGAGAGTGATGTTTATAGGTGCTCACCCCGACGATATAGAACTCGGGGCCGGGGGGACTTTGCTAAAACATGTCAGGAAGGGGGATCAGGTACTTTATGTGATCCTGTCTAAGGGGGAAAAGGGAGGGGAACCGAAAGAAAGAGAAAAGGAGGTATTAGAGATAATAAGCTATCTAGGTATAAAGGACTATAAACTATTCAGTTTCCACGACACGCTACTAAATACTAAATTCAATGAAATAAAGGACGAGTTAGAAACTATTATAAAGGACTTCGACCCCGACAGGTTATATACGCACAGCCTAAACGACTCCCACCAAGACCACAGGACTGTAGCGGAAGCGGTAAAAATAGCGGGGAGGAGGGTACCACAGGTACTGTCTTTTTGGGCACCGTTGTTATATAACAACTTCAGCCCAAACTATTTTATAGATATATCCGACGTATTCGAAGAGAAATTAAAAGTATTGGAAAAATATAAATCACAAGGACATAGGGACTATTTGAAAAGAGAAGTTATAGCAGGGATAAATAAATACTTTGGATATATAAATAATGTTGACTACGCTGAAGGCTTTGAAATAATAAAATATAGGGAGGTATTTTAA
- a CDS encoding type II toxin-antitoxin system VapC family toxin produces the protein MSYVFDASSIIRLISEKRVGVLGGNYTVPLAKFELGNTVWKYVILHKTLSEDEGLRLINIISEVLTTMDVIDVDEVEVEKVALTYKLSFYDASYVQLAIGLSLPLVTEDKKLKEKVRGKINVTSADEVTP, from the coding sequence ATGAGTTACGTCTTTGACGCTTCCTCAATAATTAGACTAATTAGCGAGAAAAGAGTAGGAGTATTAGGAGGTAATTATACAGTCCCCTTAGCTAAGTTTGAACTGGGGAATACGGTCTGGAAGTATGTAATATTACACAAGACACTTTCGGAAGACGAGGGGTTAAGACTGATAAACATAATATCGGAAGTCCTAACGACTATGGACGTCATTGACGTAGACGAAGTCGAGGTGGAAAAGGTAGCGTTAACTTATAAATTATCCTTTTATGACGCCTCATATGTCCAACTCGCAATAGGCTTATCACTGCCTTTAGTTACAGAAGATAAGAAGCTCAAGGAAAAAGTTAGGGGTAAAATTAACGTGACCTCTGCTGACGAAGTTACGCCCTAA
- a CDS encoding CopG family transcriptional regulator — MGKTVIISVRVPEELKRELEKYNIDEAEVVRKALINEVKKAKARELEKRLDDVVKKISVDDVVKSIREDRDSR, encoded by the coding sequence ATGGGTAAAACTGTAATAATCTCAGTAAGGGTCCCCGAGGAGTTAAAAAGGGAGCTCGAAAAGTATAACATAGACGAAGCTGAAGTGGTAAGGAAGGCTTTAATAAACGAGGTAAAAAAGGCAAAGGCTAGAGAGTTGGAAAAACGTTTAGACGACGTAGTAAAGAAGATAAGTGTGGACGACGTAGTAAAGAGTATAAGAGAGGACAGAGACAGCAGATGA
- a CDS encoding glycosyltransferase, with the protein MRINIYELSVNLVREWLMRESIKSKFSLAMEVLKVTVPYLFAYWLFFPLGYLQSKRDRRNYVDDPNYKPRVAVVIPCRNKRDTVYEVLESVLNQSYKPSKIIVTDDYSTDGSLDEILRFAKDYFGGVTCEKVSENKEICTANNKKDGDPDFILIKHTKENLGKQRSLNQMISMVDEGEYELTATIDADTKLDKDWIRNSLKYHRNPNVVATYGWTQLWEEKSYGNFINIRRFDYNFFLPVYRSLSNPRSNWTICGSNVLYKTSILKKYPIPEHMKENAAEDMLHAVILLSKGYKIIFVPESIAFPKEEVDFKGFLKQSVRWFKGTWYVIFDVIFKNKEINNNLTRLYKLQIGSLFTLPYYITLVDASLIFGLLTHDIYSLIWPVIDYTVYFFITLISYYKRRGYFKNFNIPSLVKNYTVFYLQRNLMLIPYFLGLKEYTSRLKNTEVWEAKNK; encoded by the coding sequence TTGAGGATAAATATATATGAGTTAAGCGTTAATTTAGTTAGAGAATGGTTAATGAGAGAGAGTATTAAGAGCAAGTTTTCTTTAGCCATGGAGGTTCTGAAAGTTACTGTACCCTATTTGTTTGCATATTGGTTATTTTTCCCGCTAGGTTACTTACAGTCTAAGAGGGACAGGAGGAATTATGTTGATGACCCTAACTATAAACCAAGGGTAGCAGTAGTCATACCTTGCAGGAACAAGAGGGACACAGTATATGAGGTCTTGGAGTCCGTGTTGAACCAGAGTTATAAGCCGTCTAAAATAATCGTCACTGACGATTACAGCACTGACGGGTCTCTGGACGAGATATTGAGGTTCGCTAAAGACTACTTTGGAGGAGTGACTTGTGAAAAGGTGTCTGAAAACAAAGAGATATGCACAGCTAATAACAAGAAAGATGGTGACCCGGATTTTATACTCATTAAGCACACTAAGGAGAACTTGGGCAAACAGAGGTCATTAAACCAAATGATAAGTATGGTCGATGAGGGCGAATACGAGTTGACCGCCACTATAGATGCTGACACGAAGTTAGACAAGGACTGGATAAGGAACAGTTTGAAGTACCACAGGAACCCTAACGTTGTAGCAACATACGGGTGGACACAGCTCTGGGAGGAGAAGAGTTATGGTAACTTCATAAACATAAGGAGGTTCGATTATAATTTCTTTTTGCCCGTATATAGGAGTTTATCAAATCCTAGGTCTAACTGGACTATATGCGGTTCTAACGTCTTGTATAAAACCAGTATACTTAAGAAATACCCCATCCCAGAACATATGAAGGAGAACGCTGCGGAAGACATGCTACACGCCGTAATACTACTGTCCAAGGGGTATAAGATAATTTTCGTCCCGGAATCGATAGCTTTCCCCAAAGAAGAGGTCGACTTTAAGGGTTTTCTGAAGCAGAGTGTTAGGTGGTTCAAGGGTACTTGGTACGTAATATTCGACGTAATATTCAAGAATAAAGAGATAAACAATAACTTAACGAGGCTGTATAAGCTACAGATAGGGTCGTTATTCACTTTACCGTATTACATAACCCTCGTAGACGCTTCTTTAATTTTCGGGCTGTTAACTCATGACATATACTCCCTTATATGGCCTGTCATAGACTACACCGTCTATTTTTTTATCACCTTAATAAGTTATTATAAACGCAGAGGGTATTTCAAAAACTTCAATATCCCAAGTCTAGTCAAAAACTACACCGTCTTTTATTTACAAAGGAACTTAATGCTGATCCCTTACTTTTTAGGACTAAAAGAATATACCTCGAGATTAAAAAACACTGAGGTGTGGGAGGCAAAGAACAAGTAG
- a CDS encoding nucleotidyltransferase domain-containing protein: MSWEYLKKKWEERKGYLKDARRYVRLIKEVCVEKVDPECRVILFGSVARGDYRDDSDIDVLVVTDKAVTVWDKVNIQVVIEGELNIGSPFEFHIVTRKEFEGWYKRFIDVYEEF, translated from the coding sequence GTGAGCTGGGAATACCTTAAGAAGAAATGGGAGGAGAGGAAGGGGTACTTAAAGGACGCAAGGCGTTATGTAAGGCTTATTAAGGAAGTCTGTGTCGAGAAAGTCGACCCGGAGTGTAGGGTGATCCTCTTCGGCTCTGTGGCTAGGGGCGATTACAGGGACGACAGCGACATCGACGTGTTGGTGGTCACGGACAAGGCCGTTACTGTGTGGGACAAGGTGAACATCCAAGTAGTGATAGAGGGTGAGTTAAACATAGGTAGCCCCTTTGAGTTCCACATAGTGACTAGAAAAGAGTTTGAGGGGTGGTATAAGAGGTTTATCGACGTTTACGAGGAGTTCTGA
- a CDS encoding ATP-grasp domain-containing protein: MRILVTGAGGPAGINVIKLLKEYGYYIVSTDINEYSEGFVLSDSYYVIPPAYEMEKFIQTLEEVIEKENIDFVIPTVDEEIEVMAERGLKYREKFILHPKETVKVCLDKLKTYKHFEDKVPELVPEYSEDPRAMRSEKVVKKPVKGRGSRGVYTGDREEFKREEGYFYVEYLPGTEWTVDAVADKDGKLVVAVPRVRLKTRSGVTVVGRVKVDEKILGYVKKVTSYLKFTGGFNVQFREDLYGNPKLQEINIRFSGGLDITDAAGVNLPKLVIDIWEGNKVGGFKVNEGIYVRVPQVYYWK; this comes from the coding sequence GTGAGGATACTAGTTACTGGTGCGGGTGGACCGGCTGGGATAAACGTAATAAAGTTGCTGAAGGAGTACGGGTACTACATAGTTTCTACAGACATTAACGAATATTCCGAGGGGTTCGTCCTATCGGACAGTTACTATGTCATACCGCCCGCTTATGAAATGGAAAAATTTATTCAGACGTTGGAGGAGGTTATAGAGAAAGAAAACATAGACTTTGTCATCCCTACTGTCGACGAGGAGATCGAAGTCATGGCGGAGAGGGGTTTAAAGTATAGGGAGAAGTTTATCCTGCACCCGAAAGAGACAGTAAAAGTCTGTTTGGACAAGTTAAAGACTTACAAGCATTTTGAGGATAAAGTACCGGAATTGGTCCCGGAATACTCTGAAGACCCGAGGGCAATGAGGTCGGAAAAGGTCGTAAAAAAGCCTGTAAAAGGTAGGGGGAGTAGGGGGGTGTACACGGGTGACAGGGAGGAGTTTAAAAGGGAAGAGGGGTATTTTTACGTAGAGTACCTCCCCGGGACTGAGTGGACTGTGGACGCAGTAGCTGATAAGGATGGTAAACTGGTCGTAGCAGTCCCCAGGGTGAGGTTAAAGACTAGATCCGGGGTAACTGTGGTGGGGAGGGTGAAGGTGGACGAAAAGATATTAGGGTATGTCAAAAAGGTCACGTCTTACTTAAAGTTCACCGGGGGGTTTAACGTCCAGTTCAGGGAAGACCTCTACGGTAACCCGAAATTACAAGAGATAAACATAAGGTTCTCAGGCGGGTTAGACATAACGGACGCCGCGGGGGTAAATTTACCGAAGTTAGTAATAGACATATGGGAGGGCAATAAAGTAGGTGGGTTTAAGGTTAACGAAGGTATATATGTGAGGGTACCCCAAGTTTATTATTGGAAATGA
- a CDS encoding glycosyltransferase: MRINIYELSVNLVREWLMRESIKSKFSLAMEVLKVTVPYLFAYWLFFPLGYLQSKRDRKNYVDDPNYKPRVAVVIPCRNKRDTVYEVLESVLNQSYKPSKIIVTDDYSTDGSLDEILRFAKDYFGGVTCEKVSENKEICTANNKKDGDPDFILIKHTEENLGKQRSLNQMVSMVDEGEYELTATIDADTKLDKDWIKNSLKYHRNPNVVATYGWVQIWEEKSYGSFVDIRRFEYNFLLPIYRNVMNPRSHWTMSGSNILYKTSVLKKYPVPEDMKENAAEDMLHTVILQSKGYKIIFVPEAMAYSQEEVDFKGFLKQSGRWFKGAWYVLLDYALKDKNIEKNMTTLHKLQIGAYFTLPYYEAVLNYALAEGIITKQMSYLMWPILDFSAYLILTSIGYRNYKKYFNNKRLYFIKNFPRYYIERHLSLIPYFVGLREYFKLRSKAGKVVKYPL; encoded by the coding sequence TTGAGGATAAATATATATGAGTTAAGCGTTAATTTAGTTAGAGAATGGTTAATGAGAGAGAGTATTAAGAGCAAGTTTTCTTTAGCCATGGAGGTTCTGAAAGTTACTGTACCCTATTTGTTTGCATATTGGTTATTTTTCCCGCTAGGTTACTTACAGTCTAAGAGAGACCGAAAAAACTACGTTGATGACCCTAACTATAAACCAAGGGTAGCAGTAGTCATACCTTGCAGGAACAAGAGGGACACAGTATATGAGGTCTTGGAGTCCGTGTTGAACCAGAGTTATAAGCCGTCTAAAATAATCGTCACTGACGATTACAGCACTGACGGGTCTCTGGACGAGATATTGAGGTTCGCTAAAGACTACTTTGGAGGAGTGACTTGTGAAAAGGTGTCTGAAAACAAAGAGATATGCACAGCCAATAACAAGAAAGATGGTGACCCGGATTTTATACTCATTAAGCACACTGAGGAGAACTTGGGCAAACAGAGGTCGTTAAACCAAATGGTAAGTATGGTCGATGAGGGCGAATACGAGTTGACCGCCACTATAGATGCTGACACGAAGTTAGACAAGGACTGGATAAAAAACAGTTTGAAGTACCACAGGAACCCTAACGTTGTAGCAACATACGGTTGGGTTCAAATATGGGAAGAGAAGAGTTACGGTAGCTTTGTTGATATAAGGAGGTTTGAATATAATTTTTTATTACCTATATATAGAAATGTGATGAATCCCAGGTCTCACTGGACTATGTCCGGTTCCAACATCTTGTACAAGACCAGTGTACTTAAGAAATACCCCGTCCCGGAGGACATGAAAGAGAACGCTGCGGAAGACATGCTACACACAGTGATATTACAATCTAAAGGGTACAAAATTATTTTCGTACCCGAAGCAATGGCATATTCTCAAGAAGAAGTAGATTTTAAAGGATTTCTAAAACAAAGTGGTAGATGGTTTAAGGGTGCTTGGTACGTATTATTAGACTATGCATTAAAAGATAAGAATATAGAAAAGAACATGACAACGTTACATAAGTTACAGATCGGTGCATATTTTACTTTACCTTATTATGAAGCGGTATTGAACTATGCCTTGGCAGAGGGGATAATAACTAAACAGATGAGTTATTTGATGTGGCCAATATTAGATTTTAGCGCTTATTTAATCCTTACCTCGATTGGCTATAGAAATTATAAAAAATATTTTAATAATAAAAGGCTTTATTTCATTAAAAATTTCCCGAGGTATTACATAGAGCGTCACCTCTCATTAATACCGTATTTTGTTGGGCTGAGAGAATATTTTAAACTAAGAAGTAAAGCTGGAAAGGTAGTTAAGTACCCATTATAA